The following coding sequences are from one Neovison vison isolate M4711 chromosome X, ASM_NN_V1, whole genome shotgun sequence window:
- the PNMA3 gene encoding paraneoplastic antigen Ma3 — protein MPLTLLQDWCRGEHLNTQRSMLILGIPEDCGEDEFEETVREALRHLGRYRVIGRMFRREENAQAFLLELAQDIDYSLIPREIPGKGGPWEVVVKPRNSDGEFLNRLNRFLEEERRTVSDMNRVLGSDINCPAPRLAISPDFWTWAQTLGAAVQPLLEQVLYRELRVFSGNTVSIPGALAFEAWLEHTTDMLQMWQVPEGEKRRRLMECLRGPALQVISGLRASNAAITVEECLAALQQVFGPVESRKIAHVKFCKAYQEVGEKVSSFVLRLEPLLQRAVEKNAVLRRNVNQARLKQVLSGATLTDKLRDRLKLMKQRRKPPGFLALVKLLREEEEWEATFGPDRERIPGLDAGVRSSARANAFRAVSFPAPGNTLQARPSQGFRRRRGRGQHRRGRVLRARSRGSGKRKHHTFCYSCGEDGHIKAQCSNAPNLHLVRQRRQAAAESGNGNWAWEKSHPKPKAK, from the coding sequence ATGCCATTGACCCTGTTGCAGGATTGGTGTAGGGGGGAACACCTGAACACCCAGCGGTCCATGCTCATCCTGGGGATTCCTGAGGACTGTGGTGAGGATGAATTCGAGGAGACTGTTCGGGAGGCTCTCAGGCACCTGGGCAGGTATAGGGTCATTGGTAGGATGTTTAGGAGGGAAGAGAATGCCCAAGCGTTTCTCTTGGAGCTTGCCCAAGATATTGACTATTCTTTGATCCCCAGGGAAATACCTGGAAAGGGAGGGCCCTGGGAAGTGGTTGTAAAACCTCGGAACTCAGATGGGGAATTTCTCAATAGACTGAACCGCTTCTTAGAGGAAGAGAGGCGGACAGTGTCTGACATGAACAGGGTGCTTGGATCGGACATCAACTGTCCTGCTCCAAGACTGGCCATATCTCCTGACTTCTGGACTTGGGCCCAGACCCTGGGGGCCGCAGTGCAGCCACTGCTAGAACAAGTGTTGTACAGAGAACTAAGAGTGTTTTCTGGGAACACTGTGTCCATCCCAGGGGCATTGGCCTTTGAAGCCTGGCTTGAGCACACCACTGACATGCTACAGATGTGGCAGGTCCCCGAGGGTGAAAAGAGGCGGCGGCTGATGGAATGCTTGCGGGGCCCCGCTCTGCAGGTGATCAGCGGGCTGCGGGCCAGCAATGCTGCTATAACTGTGGAGGAGTGCCTGGCCGCCCTGCAGCAGGTGTTTGGACCTGTGGAGAGCCGCAAAATTGCCCACGTAAAATTTTGTAAGGCCTATCAGGAGGTAGGAGAGAAAGTCTCCAGCTTTGTGCTGCGTTTGGAACCCCTGCTCCAAAGAGCCGTAGAAAAAAATGCAGTGTTACGGAGGAATGTGAATCAGGCTCGTCTGAAACAAGTCTTAAGTGGGGCTACCCTTACTGACAAACTTCGAGACAGGCTTAAGCTGATGAAACAGCGAAGGAAGCCACCTGGTTTCCTGGCACTGGTGAAGCTCCTACGTGAGGAAGAGGAGTGGGAGGCCACTTTTGGTCCAGACAGGGAGAGGATACCAGGGCTAGACGCAGGCGTAAGGTCATCTGCCAGAGCCAATGCTTTCAGAGCAGTGTCCTTCCCTGCCCCTGGCAACACTCTTCAGGCCAGGCCTTCCCAAGGCTTCAGacgcaggaggggcagaggacagcACCGAAGGGGACGTGTGCTAAGGGCCAGGTCTCGAGGTTCAGGAAAACGGAAACACCACACGTTCTGCTATAGCTGCGGAGAAGACGGCCACATTAAGGCGCAGTGCAGCAATGCTCCAAACCTGCACTTGGTAAGGCAGAGGAGACAGGCTGCGGCAGAGTCGGGAAATGGGAACTGGGCTTGGGAAAAGAGCCATCCCAAGCCCAAGGCCAAGTAG